In Bacteroidota bacterium, the sequence TGTTTGTTTACTGCATCGCCTCCTGCGCGGAGAGTGATGTTGGCATCTTCTGCCTCAAAATTATCATAGGGATATATCCCTGCCAGTTTTCTAAGTGCAGCTTCACTTTGTATGATAACAAAATGTTGATAATCATCTACATCAAATGCGGCCTTGTAAGTGTTATCTACTTTCCATACCAGGACAACGCCAATCATGATGGGGTTGCCAACCTTATCGTTCACTTTGATGGGCTCGCTGTTGAAATTGCGGGCGCGAAGGGAGATTTTTTTCCTTAAATAAAGCGGATTGACCCAGAAAAAACCATTATCCTTGATGGTCCCCCTATAATCACCAAATAAGATTAGAACTCTGGATTCATTCGGATTTACGGAAATCATGCCGGTTGCACAAAATATGTCTACAATCAGGGCTGCAATCAGCCAGTTCCATTCCAGGACTGCGATACCCAGAATAGATAAAATCAATACTAATAAAATGATGGTCAATGCCACATAACCATTTTTCGGTGGAAAAATTTTTTCTTCTTTCATGATTTTTAGTTTGTAAATGTTTTTCATCAAATATACTAATAAAAAAAGGCAGCTAACTGGCTGCCTTTATTTTTTTGCATATTCAAGGATTTTATTTATTACCTTCTGGGGAACATCATACTCTTTGTGTTCCAGGTAGTATTTGACTTTCCTGAACTCATCGCATTCTTCCAGGTCGTCAAAATTGGCTGCATCCAGCAGCTCTTCTCGTTTTTGAAAATCATTTATTAAATAAATAGCAGTAAAAGGTTTATTCATAGGCGTATATTTTATTTTAATTTATGATAAAAACGAGGAGGTGGTTTTATTTATTGTTGATATGTACTATTATTATCAATTATTTTTTGTTTTTTTTCTAAAATTCTTAAAAAACCTTTTCCATTTCCTGAAAGGAATTTTTATTCGTAAATTTATTGAATATAAATCAAATAAGGATTAATCATAAAAAAAAATTATTATGGGAAAACAAGGGGTTGGCATCCTAAACCTGGATGTGAAAGAACTGATAGGTTTGCTCAACCAGGCTCTTTCCGAGGAATGGCAAGCTTATTATCAATATTGGATTGGTGCCAGGATCATGGAAGGGCCTATGAGAAGCGAAATCGAGCCCGAATTATTACTTCATGCCACACAGGAATTGAATCATGCATTAATGGTTGTTACCCGGATTATTCAATTGGGCGGCATACCTGTACTGGATCCTTCGGATTGGCCCAAATTGAGTAAATGTAAGTATGAAGCTCCTGTTGATCCTTATGTGGAGGTTGTCCTGGATCAGAATTTAAAAGGGGAAAGGTGCGCCATCAACCGTTACAAGGGTTTAGCGGATATGACTAACGGGAAAGACCACACAACCCATCAGATTGTGACTACCATTTTAAACGAGGAACTGGAGCACGAGCAGGATATTGAAGAGTGGATTACAGACATTGCCCGCATGAAAGAAGATTTTAAAAAATTAAGGCTTTGACAACCCCCTTTCGTTGTTTTCTATTTATTCATTGTAAATAAATACAACCTCCTGAATTGTCATGTCTGGCTCCGGTTGCCGAAGCCAGACAATTGTTTTTATTCTGCCACCTCAGCAATCCCAGAAAAGCGAATATTAATGCTTCTTTATACTCTACAACATTCTTAGGCGGAATGACTATTTCATTTTTTGTTTTTCCCTGAAGCAGTTCGATCAGATAAGTATTGAAGGCTCCGCCTCCGCTAACCAAGACTTTTGCAGGTAATTCTGTATTCATTGCCCTGGCCAGTTGTGTAGAGACATGCTCATAAATGGTTCTCATCTTATCCGGAATGCTTATCGCAAATTTGTCCAACAGAGGCTCAAAGCAGGATTCTATCCATTCTTTTCCCAATGATTTTGGAGCTGGCAGCTTATAATAATCAAGATTGTTCAGGTTGTCGAGAAGTTCCTGGCAAATGGTTCCCTGACGCCCAATCTCTCCATTCCGGTCGTATTCTTTCCCAAGAACACCGGCCAGGGGATTTAAGATAATATTGACCGGGCAAATATCAAAAGCAAGTCTGCGGTCGTCATGGTGAAAGGAAATATTGGCAAAACCACCCAGATTCAGGCAGAAACTATAGTCGCCGAATAAAAGTCCGTCACCGATTGGCACCAATGGAGCTCCTTGTCCTCCCAGGGCTACATCCAGATTCCGGAAATCACTGATGGTCGTGATTCCTGTCTCTGCAGCGATATATGCTCCATCGCCAATCTGAAAGGTTAATCCTTCCTCTGGCCTGTGGAATATCGTATGCCCGTGTGATGCAATAAGGTTTGCCTCTTCATGATTTGACTTTAGAAAAAGATTTATTTTTTCTCCTACATATTTCCCGTATTCTTTGTGCAGTTTGATGAAATGAAAGGCATCTATTGAGGCTGCTTCCGACAACCGCTCTTTCCACTTCTTTTCATAAGGATATGTAACGGCCTGGACCAGCTCGTAATTCCATCTTTCATTGAAGTAATTAAATTTGCATAAAGCGATATCCAAACCATCTAGAGAGGTTCCTGACATGATGCCGATTATTTTCAGATTATTCATTGAGGTTTT encodes:
- a CDS encoding SPFH domain-containing protein, whose protein sequence is MKEEKIFPPKNGYVALTIILLVLILSILGIAVLEWNWLIAALIVDIFCATGMISVNPNESRVLILFGDYRGTIKDNGFFWVNPLYLRKKISLRARNFNSEPIKVNDKVGNPIMIGVVLVWKVDNTYKAAFDVDDYQHFVIIQSEAALRKLAGIYPYDNFEAEDANITLRAGGDAVNKQLEKEISERLSIAGIHVIEARINYIAYAAEIAAAMLKRQQATAVVAARTKIVEGAVSMVEMALKELAEKGIAELTPEKKSAMVSNLMVVLCSEESARPMVNVGTQNQ
- a CDS encoding ferritin-like domain-containing protein, which codes for MGKQGVGILNLDVKELIGLLNQALSEEWQAYYQYWIGARIMEGPMRSEIEPELLLHATQELNHALMVVTRIIQLGGIPVLDPSDWPKLSKCKYEAPVDPYVEVVLDQNLKGERCAINRYKGLADMTNGKDHTTHQIVTTILNEELEHEQDIEEWITDIARMKEDFKKLRL
- a CDS encoding anhydro-N-acetylmuramic acid kinase, encoding MNNLKIIGIMSGTSLDGLDIALCKFNYFNERWNYELVQAVTYPYEKKWKERLSEAASIDAFHFIKLHKEYGKYVGEKINLFLKSNHEEANLIASHGHTIFHRPEEGLTFQIGDGAYIAAETGITTISDFRNLDVALGGQGAPLVPIGDGLLFGDYSFCLNLGGFANISFHHDDRRLAFDICPVNIILNPLAGVLGKEYDRNGEIGRQGTICQELLDNLNNLDYYKLPAPKSLGKEWIESCFEPLLDKFAISIPDKMRTIYEHVSTQLARAMNTELPAKVLVSGGGAFNTYLIELLQGKTKNEIVIPPKNVVEYKEALIFAFLGLLRWQNKNNCLASATGARHDNSGGCIYLQ